Proteins co-encoded in one Arachis hypogaea cultivar Tifrunner chromosome 13, arahy.Tifrunner.gnm2.J5K5, whole genome shotgun sequence genomic window:
- the LOC112736780 gene encoding tetrapyrrole-binding protein, chloroplastic: MATNSLHCSIQQHHNHHFHIKFQPPTTISASQLFLKPSNITNNITLSHSSSGSSSFSCVTFSLSQATSTTPSSTSQESVSFEVLKQHLTAEEYQKADEETRRLLIVLAGEAAQKRGYVFFSEVQFISESDLKTIDELWRVHSDNKFGYSVQKKIFEKSNEDFTKFFIKVGWMKKLDTEMEQYNYRSFPTEFTWELNGDTPEGHLPLTNALRGTQLLYNIFNHPAFDEEQEQEQEEGDDVVAAVEDKGLKEKDDSSLAKRVFKPNYSF; encoded by the coding sequence atggcCACAAACTCTCTTCACTGTTCAATTCAACAACACCATAACCATCATTTCCATATCAAATTCCAACCTCCAACTACTATTTCTGCTTCACAACTCTTCCTTAAACCCTCTAACATTACCAACAACATCACTCTTTCACATTCTTCTTCtggttcttcttcattttcatgtGTTACATTCTCACTCTCACAAGCTACTTCCACCACCCCATCATCAACCTCACAAGAATCAGTTTCCTTTGAAGTCTTAAAGCAGCATCTCACAGCAGAAGAGTATCAAAAAGCTGATGAAGAAACAAGGAGGCTCCTCATAGTTCTAGCTGGTGAAGCTGCTCAGAAACGTGGATATGTCTTCTTCTCTGAGGTTCAGTTCATATCAGAATCTGACCTCAAAACCATTGATGAACTCTGGAGGGTCCACAGTGACAACAAGTTTGGATACAGTGTTCAGAAGAAGATATTTGAGAAATCCAATGAAGACTTCACCAAGTTCTTCATCAAAGTTGGTTGGATGAAGAAGCTTGACACTGAAATGGAACAGTATAACTATAGATCTTTCCCTACTGAGTTCACTTGGGAGCTCAATGGTGACACCCCAGAAGGCCATTTGCCTCTCACAAATGCTCTCAGAGGGACACAGCTGCTATACAACATCTTTAACCATCCAGCATTTgatgaagaacaagaacaagaacaagaagagggTGATGATGTTGTTGCTGCTGTTGAGGACAAGGGGTTGAAGGAAAAGGATGATAGTTCATTGGCTAAGAGGGTCTTCAAACCAAATTATAGCTTCTGA